One window of Microtus pennsylvanicus isolate mMicPen1 chromosome X, mMicPen1.hap1, whole genome shotgun sequence genomic DNA carries:
- the Gla gene encoding alpha-galactosidase A isoform X2, with product MQMAELMVSDGWKDAGYEYLCIDDCWMAPERDSKGRLQADPQRFPSGIQHLANYVHSKGLKLGIYADVGNKTCAGFPGSFGYYDVDAQTFADWGIDLLKFDGCHCDSVTSLADGYKYMSLALNRTGRSIVYSCEWPLYMRPFQKPNYTDIQYYCNHWRNYDDVYDSWESIKNILTWTTANQKEIVDVAGPGGWNDPDMLVIGNFGLSWDQQVTQMALWAIMAAPLLMSNDLRQISSQAKALLQNEDVIAINQDPLGKQGYCFRKEDNIEVWEKPLSNLAWAVAVRNLQEIGGPRSYTIQVSSLGQGIACNPGCIITQLLPVKERLGFYEWTLTLKTRINPSGTVLLRLDYV from the exons ATGCAGATGGCAGAGCTCATGGTTTCTGATGGCTGGAAGGACGCAGGTTATGAATACCTCTGTATAGATGACTGCTGGATGGCTCCTGAAAGGGACTCAAAGGGCCGCCTTCAGGCAGATCCCCAGCGCTTTCCTAGTGGGATCCAGCACCTAGCTAATTAT GTCCACAGCAAAGGATTGAAGCTAGGAATTTATGCAGATGTTGGGAATAAAACCTGTGCAGGTTTCCCTGGGAGTTTTGGATACTATGACGTTGATGCCCAGACATTTGCTGACTGGGGTATAGATCTGCTAAAATTTGATGGTTGTCACTGTGACAGCGTGACGTCCTTGGCAGATG GTTATAAGTACATGTCCTTGGCCTTGAACAGGACTGGGAGAAGCATTGTGTACTCCTGTGAGTGGCCTCTTTATATGAGACCTTTTCAGAAG CCCAATTATACAGATATCCAATATTATTGCAATCACTGGAGAAATTATGATGATGTTTATGATTCCTGGGAAAGCATAAAGAATATCTTGACCTGGACAACAGCTAACCAGAAAGAGATTGTTGACGTCGCTGGACCAGGGGGTTGGAATGACCCAGACATG TTAGTGATTGGCAACTTCGGCCTCAGTTGGGACCAGCAGGTAACTCAGATGGCCCTCTGGGCTATCATGGCAGCGCCTCTACTCATGTCCAATGATCTCCGACAAATCAGTTCTCAAGCCAAAGCTCTACTTCAGAATGAGGATGTAATCGCCATCAACCAAGACCCCTTGGGCAAGCAGGGGTACTGTTTTAGAAAG GAAGACAACATTGAGGTTTGGGAAAAACCACTCTCAAACTTAGCCTGGGCTGTAGCTGTGAGAAACCTGCAGGAAATTGGCGGACCTCGTTCTTACACCATCCAGGTTTCTTCTCTAGGTCAAGGAATAGCCTGCAATCCTGGTTGCATCATCACGCAGCTCCTCCCTGTGAAAGAACGGCTAGGCTTCTATGAATGGACTTTAACCTTAAAAACACGAATAAATCCCTCAGGCACTGTTCTGCTTAGGCTAGACTATGTCTGA
- the Gla gene encoding alpha-galactosidase A isoform X1, producing the protein MEVFSGDPRLVCELALPPLALVFLGVLGAKALDNGLARTPTMGWLHWERFMCNLDCQEEPDSCISEQLFMQMAELMVSDGWKDAGYEYLCIDDCWMAPERDSKGRLQADPQRFPSGIQHLANYVHSKGLKLGIYADVGNKTCAGFPGSFGYYDVDAQTFADWGIDLLKFDGCHCDSVTSLADGYKYMSLALNRTGRSIVYSCEWPLYMRPFQKPNYTDIQYYCNHWRNYDDVYDSWESIKNILTWTTANQKEIVDVAGPGGWNDPDMLVIGNFGLSWDQQVTQMALWAIMAAPLLMSNDLRQISSQAKALLQNEDVIAINQDPLGKQGYCFRKEDNIEVWEKPLSNLAWAVAVRNLQEIGGPRSYTIQVSSLGQGIACNPGCIITQLLPVKERLGFYEWTLTLKTRINPSGTVLLRLDYV; encoded by the exons ATGGAGGTTTTTAGCGGAGATCCGCGACTGGTCTGTGAGCTTGCGCTTCCACCCCTGGCTTTAGTTTTTTTGGGCGTTCTTGGGGCCAAAGCACTGGACAATGGCTTGGCACGTACTCCTACAATGGGCTGGCTGCACTGGGAACGGTTCATGTGCAACCTCGACTGCCAAGAAGAGCCTGATTCCTGCATCAG CGAGCAGCTGTTCATGCAGATGGCAGAGCTCATGGTTTCTGATGGCTGGAAGGACGCAGGTTATGAATACCTCTGTATAGATGACTGCTGGATGGCTCCTGAAAGGGACTCAAAGGGCCGCCTTCAGGCAGATCCCCAGCGCTTTCCTAGTGGGATCCAGCACCTAGCTAATTAT GTCCACAGCAAAGGATTGAAGCTAGGAATTTATGCAGATGTTGGGAATAAAACCTGTGCAGGTTTCCCTGGGAGTTTTGGATACTATGACGTTGATGCCCAGACATTTGCTGACTGGGGTATAGATCTGCTAAAATTTGATGGTTGTCACTGTGACAGCGTGACGTCCTTGGCAGATG GTTATAAGTACATGTCCTTGGCCTTGAACAGGACTGGGAGAAGCATTGTGTACTCCTGTGAGTGGCCTCTTTATATGAGACCTTTTCAGAAG CCCAATTATACAGATATCCAATATTATTGCAATCACTGGAGAAATTATGATGATGTTTATGATTCCTGGGAAAGCATAAAGAATATCTTGACCTGGACAACAGCTAACCAGAAAGAGATTGTTGACGTCGCTGGACCAGGGGGTTGGAATGACCCAGACATG TTAGTGATTGGCAACTTCGGCCTCAGTTGGGACCAGCAGGTAACTCAGATGGCCCTCTGGGCTATCATGGCAGCGCCTCTACTCATGTCCAATGATCTCCGACAAATCAGTTCTCAAGCCAAAGCTCTACTTCAGAATGAGGATGTAATCGCCATCAACCAAGACCCCTTGGGCAAGCAGGGGTACTGTTTTAGAAAG GAAGACAACATTGAGGTTTGGGAAAAACCACTCTCAAACTTAGCCTGGGCTGTAGCTGTGAGAAACCTGCAGGAAATTGGCGGACCTCGTTCTTACACCATCCAGGTTTCTTCTCTAGGTCAAGGAATAGCCTGCAATCCTGGTTGCATCATCACGCAGCTCCTCCCTGTGAAAGAACGGCTAGGCTTCTATGAATGGACTTTAACCTTAAAAACACGAATAAATCCCTCAGGCACTGTTCTGCTTAGGCTAGACTATGTCTGA